One Vidua chalybeata isolate OUT-0048 chromosome 13, bVidCha1 merged haplotype, whole genome shotgun sequence genomic window carries:
- the BCL2L10 gene encoding bcl-2-like protein 10: MPRSLKEETALLLEDYFQHRSGSAALAPSPTAATLRRAAAELERQERPFFRSCAPLARAEPREAAALLGRVAAQLEADGGLNWGRLLALVVFAGTLAAALAERGCSDGPRCLAAHLAAYLAEERGEWLEAHGGWDGFCHFFGRHGSEAAEQSSTIGNAIMAAAAGIGMAGLAFLLVR, translated from the exons ATGCCGCGCTCGCTGAAGGAGGAGACggcgctgctgctggaggattACTTCCAGCACCGCAGCGGCAGCGCCGCGCTGGCCCCCAGCCCCACGGCGGCCACGCtgcggcgggcggcggccgaGCTGGAGCGGCAGGAGCGGCCCTTCTTCCGCTCCTGCGCGCCGCTGGCGCGGGCCGAGCCGCGGGAGGCGGCCGCGCTGCTGGGCAGGGTGGCGGCGCAGCTGGAGGCCGACGGCGGCCTCAACTGGGGCCGGCTGCTGGCGCTCGTGGTGTTCGCCGGCACGCTGGCGGCCGCGCTGGCCGAGCGGGGCTGCAGCGACGGGCCGCGCTGCCTGGCCGCTCACCTGGCCGCGTACCTGGCCGAGGAGCGCGGCGAGTGGCTGGAGGCGCACGGCGGATGG GATGGCTTCTGTCACTTCTTTGGCAGACACGGCTCCGAGGCGGCCGAGCAGAGCAGCACCATTGGCAATGCCATCATGGCAGCGGCGGCGGGCATCGGCATGGCAGGATTGGCTTTTCTCTTGGTGCGGTAG